The DNA region AATATATAAAAAATTCAGGCCAACAGACCCGCCAACACTCAGCGTTGCAGAGACGTTTTTTGAAAATATGTTTTTTAATCCAGACACATACAGACTTTCTCAGGTTGGCCGCCTAAAGATTAACTATAAGCTAAATCACGGGATTTCTGATGAAGTCTCAACATTAACCAAGGAAGACATTCTTGGAACAGTTGGATACCTTCTAGGACTAAGAGGCGGAAGGGGTGTCACCGATGACATCGACCACCTGGGAAATAGAAGAGTTAGAACAGTTGGCGAGCTAATTGAGGACAGATTCTACCACGGTCTTGAAAGACTAGCGCGCTCAGTAAAAGAAAAAATGGGCTATCAGGCAGTAGAAAACTTAATGCCTAGTGAGCTCTTGATCCCTAAAACCGTAATAGCCGTGGTAAAAGAGTTCTTTGCTACAGGCCAATTATCACAGTTTATGGATCAGACTAATCCTCTCTCTGAGATTACACACAAAAGAAGATTAAGTGCGCTAGGGCCTGGAGGTCTGACGCGTGAGAGAGCAGGGTTTGAAGTAAGGGACGTACACTCATCCCACTACGGAAGAATATGTCCAATTGAAACCCCAGAAGGACCAAATATTGGTCTTATTTCAAGTCTTAGTACATATGGGAAAATTAATGATTTTGGTTTCATCCAAACTCCTTACAGGGTAGTAAAAAATGCCAGAGTTACCGATGAAATTATATATATGAACGCACTTGCTGAAGAAAAATATATAATTGCACAGGCAAACGCTGCGCTTGATGAAAAAGGCAACTTTACATCTGAATTTATTTCTGCAAGACAAAGCGGTGAGTTTTTGATGGTAGAGCGTGAGAAGGTTGAGCTAATGGACGTATCGCCTGCTCAGCTAGTATCAGTTTCAGCATCGCTAATACCTTTCTTAGAGCACGATGATGCAAATAGGGCACTTATGGGCTCTAATATGCAACGTCAGGCCGTTCCGCTTATTAGAACCAGCGCTCCTATTGTGGGCACCGGGCTGGAAAACACGGTAGCCAAAGACTCAGGAGTTGCAGTGATAGCAAAAAGAGACGGAGTAGTAGAGTATGTTGATTCAGCCAGAATTGTCGTCAGCGCATATACAGAAAGCGGCTCAGATGAGGCCGGCGTTGATATGTATAACCTGCTTAAATTTCAAAAATCTAACCAAAGTACATGCTGGAATCAGATACCTATAGTTAAAAAAGGCCAGGTAATTAGATCTGGTCAGGTTATTGCAGATGGCCCTTCCACAGATCATGGAGAGCTTGCTCTTGGACAAAACGTCCTTGTAGCATTTATGCCGTGGGGTGGATACAACTTTGAGGATGCTATCTTAATGAGCGAGAAGCTTGTAAAAGAAGATAGGTTTACCTCAATCCACATTGAAGAAGTTGAGTGTATAGCAAGAGAAACAAAACTAGGAAGAGAAGAAATAACAAGAGATATCCCAAACGTTAGTGAAGATGCCCTTAGAAACCTTGATGAGAGCGGTATTATAAGAGTTGGCGCTGAGGTAAAACCGGGCGATATTATAGTAGGGAAAATTTCTCCAAAAGGAGAAACACAGCTATCTCCAGAAGAGCGTCTCCTAAGAGCTATATTCGGTGATAAGGCAGGAGATGTTAAAGATACTTCGCTACGAGCTTCACCTGGAGTTTACGGAACTGTTATTGACGTCAAAATGCTTATATCCCGTGTAGTGGATAAAGACGACAGGGCAAAGAGTATTGAAGATTTTGAGGTAACACGTCTTGAGCATGACAGAGACGACGAGATTAAGATATTAAAAGATGATGCGCTTGAGAGAATTAAACCGCTTATAGTTGGTAAAACCTCAGCCGCAAAACTTACCGTTTCAAGAAAAACTGTCTTAAAACAGGGCGATAAAATTGAAGAAGAAACACTTCAAGGCGTGCCATTTGAAAAACTTGCTGACATAAGCATAGAAAAAGGCGCTAAAGCTGAAACAGAAATCAAACGTATCATAGAAAGAACACTAGAACAAATCGATTTAACAAACGTAATTTATGATCAGAGAATATCTAAGCTAACTAAGCCGGATGAGCTGCCACCAGGAGTTCTTAAAGTAGTTAAGGTCAACATTGCTGTTAAAAGAAAACTGCAGGTTGG from Thermodesulfobacteriota bacterium includes:
- the rpoB gene encoding DNA-directed RNA polymerase subunit beta; translation: MSLDGVEAYKFRKSFSKIPSVLEIPHLLEVQVESYKEFLQANTEPDQRDDFGLHNAFKTVFPIEDYNEKASLEYINYRLDRPKYEAVECRLKGYTYVAPLYVTFRLVIWDTETSDERTIRDVKEQEVYFGEIPLMTPNGSFIVNGTERVIVNQLHRSPGVFFDQVKNKDNSSGRSSFSARIVPHDGRWIDYEFDSKDLLHVRIDRKKKFLVTVLLKALGYDNKQILHHFYPVESIHISSDGMTKDLNFDVLPYQRSTADILDPKSGDVLIKKGRRLVRNHIEKLKTAKLKTIPIDPSELLEKFAADDIVDKKTGEVVVNFNELITEEKLDEIKNSDVSELKVFYIDNISVVASLRNTVLADKVNTREEAITEIYKKFRPTDPPTLSVAETFFENMFFNPDTYRLSQVGRLKINYKLNHGISDEVSTLTKEDILGTVGYLLGLRGGRGVTDDIDHLGNRRVRTVGELIEDRFYHGLERLARSVKEKMGYQAVENLMPSELLIPKTVIAVVKEFFATGQLSQFMDQTNPLSEITHKRRLSALGPGGLTRERAGFEVRDVHSSHYGRICPIETPEGPNIGLISSLSTYGKINDFGFIQTPYRVVKNARVTDEIIYMNALAEEKYIIAQANAALDEKGNFTSEFISARQSGEFLMVEREKVELMDVSPAQLVSVSASLIPFLEHDDANRALMGSNMQRQAVPLIRTSAPIVGTGLENTVAKDSGVAVIAKRDGVVEYVDSARIVVSAYTESGSDEAGVDMYNLLKFQKSNQSTCWNQIPIVKKGQVIRSGQVIADGPSTDHGELALGQNVLVAFMPWGGYNFEDAILMSEKLVKEDRFTSIHIEEVECIARETKLGREEITRDIPNVSEDALRNLDESGIIRVGAEVKPGDIIVGKISPKGETQLSPEERLLRAIFGDKAGDVKDTSLRASPGVYGTVIDVKMLISRVVDKDDRAKSIEDFEVTRLEHDRDDEIKILKDDALERIKPLIVGKTSAAKLTVSRKTVLKQGDKIEEETLQGVPFEKLADISIEKGAKAETEIKRIIERTLEQIDLTNVIYDQRISKLTKPDELPPGVLKVVKVNIAVKRKLQVGDKMAGRHGNKGVISKILAEEDMPYLPNGSPVEMVLNPLGVPSRMNVGQVLETHLGWAGKELGQQLDDIMEREFSPKALRSKLKDIYDNAETKKLVDNLDDDEVVDIARRLSKGVPVRSPVFDGASEKQIKELLSETGLPEEGKTILFDGHTGEPFDQKVTVGVMYMLKLHHLVEEKIHARAIGPYSLVTQQPLGGKAHFGGQRLGEMEVWALEAYGASYTLQEFLTVKSDDVIGRTRIFDSIVKGDMNFEPGLPESFKVLQKELQALSLDVDLLEEDELERD